A window of Lentibacillus sp. Marseille-P4043 contains these coding sequences:
- a CDS encoding ABC transporter ATP-binding protein — MTTKNNIAIQFNEVSYSSDGMQILSNITGSFPEGSITTLVGPSGAGKSTLFKLCNGLQSPNSGEIYIKEKNINDYVPTELRRNVGMALQQATMVSGSVQKNLALPLELKGEQISADTAKDFMNMVGLDETYLQRNVKDLSGGQRQKLSIARTLVNRPQILLLDEITSSLDRVSQQDIEKLIININEKYSTTIIWITHNLQQAREIGHYTWVMMAGEVVESGETSLLDSPKTEPVQQFIKGEEQ, encoded by the coding sequence ATGACAACAAAGAATAATATAGCAATCCAATTTAATGAAGTAAGCTATTCCAGTGATGGCATGCAAATTCTCAGCAATATTACCGGTTCTTTTCCTGAAGGCAGCATCACTACATTAGTCGGGCCTTCAGGTGCAGGGAAATCAACACTTTTTAAACTTTGCAATGGATTGCAGTCTCCAAACTCAGGTGAAATTTACATAAAAGAAAAAAACATTAATGATTATGTACCAACTGAATTACGTCGAAATGTAGGGATGGCTCTTCAGCAGGCCACAATGGTTAGCGGGTCAGTACAGAAAAATTTAGCATTACCCTTGGAACTAAAAGGAGAACAAATTTCCGCTGATACTGCAAAAGATTTTATGAATATGGTCGGTCTAGATGAAACGTATTTACAACGTAACGTCAAAGATTTATCTGGCGGACAGCGACAAAAACTATCGATTGCTCGTACCCTTGTCAATCGACCACAGATTCTGTTACTTGATGAAATTACCTCATCATTAGATCGGGTTTCCCAACAGGACATCGAAAAATTGATCATAAACATCAATGAAAAATACAGTACAACTATTATTTGGATCACACATAACTTACAGCAAGCCAGGGAAATTGGGCATTATACGTGGGTAATGATGGCTGGAGAGGTTGTTGAAAGTGGGGAAACTTCCCTACTAGATTCCCCTAAAACAGAACCTGTACAACAGTTCATTAAGGGGGAAGAACAATGA
- a CDS encoding ABC transporter permease: MNFTTLSLALLFVLIPIILSKTLKLGLEKDTIIATIRSTIQLLIVGYILQFVFDSENMIYIGLMIILMIAAATQNARKKGASIKGITWKLIVTFIFVEVLTQGILLGLDITPPTAQYIIPISGMMIGNSMVLGILFLNRFTAELDAHLDEIELVLSLGGTPKQAIHERLIQSIKASTIPTIESQKTMGLVQLPGMMSGQIIAGADPVQAVLFQLLVLFLLLTTAVTTSVLLGFLSYPTLFNKRMQLLDENLQDIE, encoded by the coding sequence ATGAATTTCACAACATTATCACTAGCACTCCTATTTGTCCTCATCCCGATCATCCTGTCCAAAACACTGAAATTAGGGCTTGAAAAGGACACCATTATTGCAACGATTCGTTCCACGATTCAACTGCTAATTGTCGGTTACATCCTTCAATTCGTATTTGATTCCGAAAATATGATCTATATTGGACTCATGATTATTTTAATGATCGCAGCTGCCACACAAAATGCCAGAAAGAAAGGGGCATCAATCAAGGGCATTACTTGGAAACTAATTGTAACGTTTATTTTTGTTGAAGTATTGACACAAGGCATTTTACTGGGCTTGGACATCACACCACCAACCGCCCAATATATCATCCCTATTAGTGGCATGATGATTGGAAATTCCATGGTACTTGGAATCTTGTTCCTTAATCGTTTTACAGCTGAGCTTGATGCGCACTTGGATGAAATTGAGCTTGTTCTGTCACTTGGAGGTACACCGAAACAGGCAATTCACGAACGACTCATTCAATCAATTAAGGCAAGCACAATTCCAACAATTGAAAGCCAGAAAACCATGGGCCTTGTCCAGCTTCCAGGCATGATGAGTGGGCAAATCATTGCCGGTGCGGATCCAGTCCAGGCAGTACTTTTTCAATTACTGGTATTATTCCTGTTGCTGACAACCGCAGTCACCACAAGTGTCTTACTTGGATTTTTATCATACCCGACTTTGTTTAATAAGCGTATGCAGTTGCTGGATGAAAATTTGCAGGATATCGAATAA
- a CDS encoding atypical membrane-integrating protein (Mistic protein), which translates to MKATELENKRFDKALDEILDLFNNLEQDKPVIQFGDDVLDNIERAKEKYGDETIDERINKLVQEMLAWLDLDDVDSDEQEEETVDDD; encoded by the coding sequence ATGAAGGCGACAGAATTAGAAAACAAAAGATTCGATAAAGCTCTGGATGAAATTCTAGATTTATTCAATAACCTTGAGCAAGATAAACCGGTTATCCAATTCGGTGATGATGTCTTGGATAACATTGAACGCGCTAAGGAAAAATATGGTGATGAGACGATTGACGAAAGAATAAATAAACTTGTACAGGAAATGCTTGCATGGCTTGATCTTGATGATGTGGATTCAGACGAGCAAGAAGAGGAAACAGTTGATGACGATTAG
- a CDS encoding MBL fold metallo-hydrolase: protein MLDEYGLKLIRLDLPFRLDHVNCFLAEGENGWKVIDAGLHNKETAERWGKELAGKQVTDILVTHYHPDHFGYVGRMQEITGAKVSMTKIDADAGLNAWQDSFIEKLYDNYLLAGVSQDMGENMTTNTNEFVAQVTPYPTVDHHFQEGEKIVIGKYDYEVIFTPGHSDGLVTFYNKEKNMLLSTDHILPKITPNISYWFHGDPDPLASYLASLEKIKKLDADFVVPSHGKPFHGANDRIDEIKAHHDKRLDQTLEAIRNGGTVADACEKLFPKKLTVHETRFAVGETLAHLEYLRNKGVCQRELREGKYWYYI from the coding sequence TTGTTAGATGAATATGGATTAAAACTGATAAGGCTTGATCTTCCTTTTCGACTTGACCATGTGAACTGTTTTCTTGCGGAAGGGGAGAATGGCTGGAAGGTTATTGACGCTGGGCTCCATAACAAGGAAACTGCTGAAAGATGGGGCAAAGAACTAGCCGGAAAGCAGGTAACCGACATTCTTGTTACTCATTATCATCCAGATCATTTCGGTTATGTCGGCCGTATGCAGGAAATAACCGGAGCAAAGGTTTCCATGACAAAAATTGATGCTGATGCAGGGCTAAATGCATGGCAAGATAGCTTTATAGAAAAACTTTACGATAATTATTTGTTGGCAGGGGTTTCACAGGACATGGGGGAAAATATGACAACCAACACAAATGAGTTCGTTGCTCAGGTGACACCATATCCAACAGTGGATCACCATTTTCAAGAAGGAGAAAAGATCGTAATTGGCAAGTATGACTATGAAGTGATTTTTACCCCGGGGCATTCGGACGGTTTGGTCACATTTTATAACAAGGAAAAAAATATGCTACTTTCAACGGATCATATTTTGCCGAAGATAACACCAAATATTTCGTATTGGTTTCATGGTGATCCTGATCCATTAGCATCATACTTAGCATCGTTAGAAAAGATAAAAAAACTTGACGCCGATTTTGTTGTCCCATCACACGGAAAGCCGTTTCACGGGGCAAATGATCGTATCGATGAAATAAAAGCTCACCATGATAAGCGACTGGACCAAACGTTAGAGGCCATTCGTAATGGTGGAACGGTAGCAGATGCTTGCGAGAAATTGTTTCCAAAAAAACTGACGGTTCATGAGACACGGTTTGCAGTTGGCGAAACATTAGCCCATCTCGAATATTTGCGGAATAAGGGGGTATGTCAACGGGAGTTAAGGGAAGGGAAGTATTGGTATTATATTTGA
- a CDS encoding NAD(P)H-dependent flavin oxidoreductase, producing MPNEAVKQIKQSMKLPVIAAPMFLVSNPEMVINSCASGIIGSFPALNARTGDILEEWMQQINTELEEMKSKHPDRKIAPWAINYITHHSNKRYEEDLNLIEKYQPPIVITSLGDPSAVVKIVHEYGGLVFSDVINVKFAKKAIEKGTDGLILVASGAGGHGGVLNPIAFLHEVKEFWDGPIILAGGMSKGEDILAAEVLGADFVYMGSRFIPSVESSAASEYKDMVVDSTVEDIIYTDAFSGVNANYLIPSIRKAGLDPNNLAKKEEINFNKLIDPNVKAWKDVWGAGQGVGSITNIQSIAEIVEELQISYKEARATIVKEDRKLILQNDSMKSRM from the coding sequence ATGCCAAATGAAGCAGTAAAGCAAATAAAACAATCGATGAAATTGCCCGTAATTGCGGCGCCAATGTTCTTGGTGTCTAATCCGGAAATGGTTATTAATTCTTGTGCATCTGGAATTATCGGTTCATTTCCTGCGCTAAATGCAAGAACAGGTGATATTTTAGAAGAATGGATGCAACAAATCAATACAGAATTGGAGGAAATGAAGAGCAAACATCCTGATAGAAAAATTGCACCATGGGCGATCAACTATATCACGCACCACTCCAATAAAAGATATGAGGAAGATCTTAACTTGATCGAAAAATATCAGCCACCAATTGTGATTACGTCACTAGGAGATCCAAGTGCGGTTGTAAAAATTGTCCATGAGTATGGTGGTCTTGTATTTTCGGATGTTATCAACGTAAAGTTTGCTAAAAAAGCGATTGAAAAGGGTACAGACGGGTTAATACTAGTCGCCAGTGGTGCAGGTGGTCATGGTGGCGTTTTGAATCCGATTGCTTTTCTTCATGAAGTGAAAGAATTCTGGGATGGTCCAATCATTTTAGCAGGCGGGATGTCAAAAGGAGAAGATATACTAGCTGCAGAGGTGCTTGGTGCAGATTTCGTCTATATGGGTTCAAGATTTATCCCATCTGTAGAAAGTTCAGCTGCTAGTGAATACAAAGATATGGTTGTTGATTCAACTGTTGAGGATATTATTTATACGGATGCATTTAGTGGCGTCAATGCTAATTACCTTATTCCAAGTATACGAAAGGCTGGATTAGATCCTAATAATCTTGCGAAAAAGGAAGAAATTAATTTTAATAAATTAATCGACCCGAATGTAAAGGCCTGGAAAGATGTTTGGGGTGCAGGACAAGGTGTTGGATCCATCACGAACATTCAATCTATTGCCGAAATTGTTGAAGAACTTCAGATTTCTTATAAAGAAGCGAGAGCTACAATCGTAAAAGAGGATCGAAAACTCATTTTACAGAATGACAGTATGAAAAGTAGGATGTGA
- a CDS encoding enoyl-CoA hydratase/isomerase family protein, translating into MGQTENKHLLTRVNEGVMHLSLNRPDSLNAFSPEMITGLKEAIKQAKDDSTIRVLTISGAGRSFSAGGDVKTMGESGALETFEHIGELNELIRAMRDLEKPIIAAVHGFAAGAGFNLALASDMILAAEGSKFVLSFSKVGLISDGGGLYFLPRLIGPYRAKELLFNAEPITVDEAHSLGIVNHVYPLNEFEQEVSKFAAKIAAGPATAYGFIKKIADRSLTSSLDEILEQERITQATVVSTDDHKEGVQAFKEKREPNFKIANEKALSQK; encoded by the coding sequence ATGGGACAAACAGAAAATAAGCACTTATTAACGAGGGTTAATGAGGGTGTGATGCATTTATCTTTAAATCGACCGGATAGTTTAAATGCTTTTAGTCCAGAAATGATTACTGGGTTAAAGGAAGCAATAAAACAAGCGAAGGATGATAGTACAATTCGCGTTCTTACCATTTCTGGTGCGGGTCGATCATTCAGTGCTGGCGGAGACGTTAAGACAATGGGTGAAAGTGGTGCATTGGAAACTTTCGAACATATTGGTGAATTAAATGAGTTAATTCGTGCGATGAGAGATTTAGAAAAACCAATCATTGCTGCTGTACATGGGTTTGCTGCAGGTGCAGGATTTAATCTTGCTTTAGCAAGTGATATGATTCTGGCGGCAGAAGGAAGTAAATTTGTTTTAAGCTTTTCCAAGGTAGGTTTGATTTCTGATGGGGGAGGGTTATATTTTCTGCCAAGATTAATCGGTCCTTACCGTGCGAAGGAGTTATTATTCAATGCAGAGCCAATTACTGTTGACGAAGCTCACTCTTTAGGCATTGTCAATCATGTCTATCCATTAAATGAGTTTGAGCAAGAGGTAAGTAAATTCGCTGCTAAAATTGCGGCAGGTCCTGCTACAGCTTATGGATTTATTAAAAAGATTGCCGATCGGTCGCTTACTTCAAGTTTAGATGAAATTCTAGAACAAGAACGTATCACCCAAGCAACAGTTGTTTCAACAGATGATCATAAAGAAGGGGTTCAAGCATTTAAAGAGAAGCGAGAACCAAATTTTAAAATAGCGAATGAAAAAGCTTTAAGTCAGAAGTAA
- a CDS encoding acyl-CoA thioesterase: MTASHEVDVYVRFSETDAAGHVNNTSHFLYLEEARTKFFKVVGIGEKPTHSYLNFILASTTCDYVAQAFAGQTLKIATYVAEIGTKSFCLNQVITNADSDAVVAEASATLVCFNYVEQKTEPIPLSLRENLETNKANHAI; encoded by the coding sequence ATGACAGCATCGCACGAAGTTGACGTATATGTTCGGTTTAGTGAGACAGATGCAGCTGGACATGTAAATAATACGAGCCATTTTTTGTATCTTGAGGAAGCACGTACAAAGTTCTTTAAAGTGGTTGGCATTGGAGAAAAACCAACGCATTCGTATTTGAATTTTATTTTAGCCTCGACTACATGTGATTATGTGGCACAGGCATTTGCTGGCCAAACGTTAAAAATTGCCACATATGTTGCGGAGATAGGTACGAAAAGTTTTTGTCTAAACCAGGTCATCACAAATGCTGATTCAGATGCAGTTGTAGCGGAAGCATCTGCAACGCTTGTTTGTTTTAACTATGTAGAGCAAAAAACAGAGCCGATTCCGCTTTCCTTACGAGAGAATTTAGAAACGAACAAGGCTAACCATGCTATCTAA
- a CDS encoding thiolase family protein yields the protein MKRDAVIVSAVRTPIGRQGSALATIPAHVFGAEVIKEAIKRAGVDPQVIDDVILGNVLSGGGNIARLTALQTGLSTDLPGLTIDRQCGSGINAVNLAAQAINAGNGDVYVAGGTESMSRAPYLLERAEKAYSPSPPKFRKSPLSPEEIGDPPMGITAENLVEKYKIGREEQDEFALRSQQRMAKAMEEGRFDEQIVPITVPVRKGEPILFEKDEHPRPGTTKEGLAKLRPAFLQGGTVTAGNSSGLNDAASALVITSREKAEELGVTPLAVVRGSAVAGVDPNIMGIGPVPATKKVMEKTGLSLHDMDIIEINEAFAAQVLACNRDLEMDPEKVNVNGGAISHGHPLGATGAILVTKAAYELKRSNGRFALVTACIGGGQGIATIIERT from the coding sequence ATGAAAAGGGATGCTGTTATTGTTTCTGCTGTTCGAACACCTATCGGAAGGCAAGGTAGTGCATTAGCAACAATTCCTGCGCACGTTTTTGGAGCTGAGGTTATCAAGGAGGCGATAAAACGTGCGGGGGTCGATCCACAGGTAATTGATGATGTTATTTTAGGAAATGTGTTAAGCGGCGGGGGAAATATTGCTAGATTAACAGCTTTACAAACAGGTTTATCGACAGATTTGCCAGGTCTTACAATTGATCGCCAATGTGGTTCCGGAATTAATGCTGTTAATCTGGCTGCACAAGCAATTAATGCTGGAAATGGGGATGTTTATGTCGCTGGTGGGACAGAAAGCATGAGTCGTGCACCATATTTACTAGAACGTGCCGAGAAAGCGTATAGTCCCTCACCGCCGAAGTTTCGAAAATCACCGCTATCTCCTGAAGAAATCGGTGATCCTCCAATGGGCATCACAGCGGAGAATTTAGTTGAAAAGTATAAAATTGGCAGAGAAGAACAAGACGAATTTGCATTACGTAGCCAACAACGAATGGCTAAAGCAATGGAAGAAGGTCGTTTTGATGAACAGATTGTGCCAATTACTGTTCCTGTACGAAAAGGGGAACCAATTTTATTTGAAAAGGATGAACATCCGCGTCCAGGAACGACAAAAGAAGGATTAGCAAAGTTACGGCCGGCATTCCTTCAGGGCGGTACTGTAACAGCCGGAAATAGTTCTGGTTTAAATGATGCTGCATCTGCCCTTGTCATCACGTCGAGAGAAAAGGCAGAAGAATTAGGTGTTACACCATTAGCCGTTGTTCGTGGATCAGCTGTAGCAGGAGTTGACCCGAATATCATGGGGATTGGCCCTGTTCCTGCTACGAAGAAAGTTATGGAAAAGACGGGACTCAGCTTGCATGATATGGATATTATTGAAATTAATGAGGCTTTTGCTGCCCAAGTCCTCGCTTGTAATCGTGACCTTGAAATGGATCCGGAAAAGGTTAATGTGAATGGTGGAGCCATTTCGCACGGCCATCCATTAGGTGCTACTGGTGCAATTCTTGTAACGAAAGCTGCGTATGAATTAAAACGGTCTAACGGACGCTTTGCACTTGTTACAGCTTGCATTGGCGGAGGTCAAGGGATTGCGACTATCATTGAACGAACGTAA
- a CDS encoding MaoC/PaaZ C-terminal domain-containing protein: MKHFVALQTGDSMEEVTLEPVTRLDLIKYAGASGDYNPIHTIDEEATKAGLPGIIAHGMWTMGNLAKLFTPYYEEGFIQEYKIRFSGMVFLNDIITLKAVVEDVNEHSLDLKVAAVNQAGKNVIKGTVTFKTY; the protein is encoded by the coding sequence ATGAAACATTTCGTAGCATTACAAACAGGAGATTCAATGGAAGAAGTAACACTTGAACCAGTAACAAGACTTGATTTGATTAAATATGCCGGTGCTTCCGGAGATTACAACCCGATTCATACGATTGATGAAGAAGCAACAAAAGCAGGATTGCCCGGTATTATTGCTCATGGAATGTGGACGATGGGAAACTTGGCAAAACTGTTCACCCCTTATTATGAAGAAGGCTTTATTCAAGAGTATAAAATAAGGTTTTCAGGTATGGTTTTTTTGAACGATATCATTACATTGAAAGCGGTTGTAGAGGATGTTAACGAACATTCACTTGATTTAAAAGTAGCAGCTGTCAATCAGGCTGGAAAAAACGTAATAAAAGGAACTGTAACATTTAAAACGTATTAA
- a CDS encoding MaoC family dehydratase N-terminal domain-containing protein codes for MFKEAIGKRSDKVKNVVERGMVRKFAEAIGDFHPIFVDEAFGKNSRYGQNIAPPTFPRVFEYGEIDSLFLPNKGLIHGEQTYQYERPLLVGEVVYCYTEVADYYEKSGGNGLMGFIILKRYGEDTEGKNIFTEEQVVIITEAVRKELVR; via the coding sequence ATGTTTAAAGAAGCGATAGGAAAACGTTCCGATAAAGTTAAAAACGTCGTGGAAAGAGGGATGGTAAGAAAATTTGCGGAAGCCATTGGTGATTTCCACCCTATCTTTGTCGATGAAGCGTTTGGAAAAAACTCAAGGTATGGACAAAATATTGCACCACCAACATTTCCTCGGGTCTTCGAATATGGGGAGATTGATAGCTTATTCCTACCAAATAAAGGATTGATCCATGGAGAGCAAACCTACCAATATGAAAGACCGTTGCTAGTAGGTGAAGTCGTATACTGTTACACGGAAGTAGCGGATTATTATGAAAAAAGTGGTGGCAATGGTTTAATGGGATTTATTATTTTAAAAAGATATGGTGAGGACACAGAGGGAAAAAACATCTTTACAGAGGAACAGGTTGTTATTATTACAGAAGCTGTGAGAAAGGAACTGGTCCGATGA
- the fabG gene encoding 3-oxoacyl-ACP reductase FabG produces MSDQFANRVAFVTGGSRGIGKGVAKRFAEEGAKVAIIDINEEALSETEKEFKEQGFAVFTKTANVVNADEVEDAMKEVVATFGSLDILVNNAGVIRDNLLFKMTDSDWQQVMDVHLKGSFNAARAAQKYMVDNKYGRIINTSSTSALGNRGQANYATAKAGLQGLTKTLAIELGKFGITVNAVAPGFIETEMTKETAERIGVPFEKLVEASVSTIPVGRSGKPADIANAVAFFADERSSFVNGQVIYVAGGPKD; encoded by the coding sequence ATGTCAGATCAATTTGCAAATAGAGTAGCTTTTGTTACAGGTGGTAGTCGTGGAATTGGAAAAGGAGTTGCCAAACGGTTTGCCGAAGAAGGGGCCAAAGTAGCGATTATTGATATCAATGAAGAAGCGTTAAGCGAGACGGAGAAGGAATTTAAGGAGCAAGGGTTTGCAGTGTTTACGAAAACAGCAAATGTTGTCAATGCAGATGAAGTGGAAGACGCCATGAAAGAAGTTGTAGCAACGTTTGGGTCCCTTGATATTTTGGTCAATAATGCGGGAGTCATCCGTGATAATCTACTTTTTAAAATGACAGATAGTGATTGGCAGCAAGTGATGGACGTTCATTTGAAGGGATCGTTCAATGCCGCCCGTGCAGCTCAAAAATATATGGTTGATAATAAATATGGACGTATCATCAATACATCATCAACATCCGCACTAGGGAACCGCGGACAAGCAAATTATGCGACAGCAAAAGCAGGTTTGCAAGGTTTAACCAAAACATTAGCTATTGAATTAGGAAAATTTGGGATTACGGTAAATGCTGTCGCCCCAGGTTTTATTGAGACGGAAATGACAAAAGAAACTGCCGAACGGATCGGGGTTCCTTTTGAAAAACTGGTGGAAGCAAGTGTTAGTACTATTCCTGTTGGCCGAAGCGGAAAACCTGCGGATATCGCAAATGCTGTTGCCTTTTTTGCGGACGAGAGATCATCATTTGTCAATGGACAGGTAATTTACGTTGCAGGTGGACCAAAAGATTAG
- a CDS encoding acyl-CoA dehydrogenase family protein — MDLRLTDEQKMVQQTIRKFVEKELKPLENEVLRNEREGKPSLSQEKMKELQLKAKEAGFWGINTPGEYGGADIGQMMLAIVLMEVSKTFVPFEFGGSADNILYYGNDEQKEKYLIPTINGDKKSCFAMTEPGAGSDTRNIKTTAVKDGNEWIINGEKTFITGGNEADFVMVIAITDKESHQKTGRDGVTCFIVDRDMGWKSEYIHTMGEWGPAGLVFDNVRVPEENILGEVHGGYQLGLEWIGFARWVVGARAVGSAERLLQMAIDYSQERETFGKPIADRQAIQWQIADSAVEIEAAKWLVLNAAFTLDQGEDNRHLASMAKLYGSNMGNRVVDRVMQIHGGMGYTRELPIERWYREARLWRIYDGTDEIQRLIISRNLLKGNVKVGQYI; from the coding sequence ATGGACTTACGCCTAACCGACGAACAAAAAATGGTGCAACAAACAATCAGAAAATTTGTGGAAAAGGAATTAAAGCCACTTGAAAATGAGGTACTTAGAAACGAGCGGGAAGGTAAACCAAGCTTGTCCCAGGAAAAAATGAAAGAGCTTCAGTTAAAAGCAAAAGAGGCTGGCTTTTGGGGGATTAATACACCGGGTGAATATGGAGGAGCAGATATCGGTCAAATGATGCTGGCGATCGTATTAATGGAGGTTTCCAAGACGTTTGTTCCGTTTGAATTCGGTGGCTCAGCAGATAATATCCTTTATTATGGAAACGATGAACAGAAAGAGAAATATTTGATACCTACGATTAATGGGGATAAAAAATCCTGTTTCGCGATGACGGAGCCTGGTGCAGGTTCAGATACAAGAAATATCAAAACAACTGCGGTGAAGGATGGTAATGAATGGATTATTAACGGGGAAAAAACTTTTATCACAGGTGGAAATGAAGCCGATTTCGTAATGGTTATTGCGATAACTGACAAAGAAAGCCATCAAAAGACTGGTAGAGATGGTGTAACTTGTTTTATTGTCGATCGAGATATGGGATGGAAATCAGAATACATTCATACAATGGGAGAATGGGGACCAGCTGGTTTAGTTTTTGATAATGTGCGAGTACCAGAAGAAAATATATTGGGAGAGGTACATGGAGGTTATCAGCTTGGTTTAGAATGGATTGGTTTTGCTAGATGGGTTGTTGGAGCACGGGCAGTAGGGTCCGCTGAACGTCTATTACAAATGGCGATCGATTATTCGCAAGAACGTGAAACATTTGGTAAGCCAATTGCTGATCGACAAGCAATACAGTGGCAAATTGCTGACTCAGCAGTTGAAATTGAAGCTGCAAAATGGCTTGTCCTAAATGCTGCATTTACCCTTGATCAAGGAGAAGATAACCGTCATCTCGCATCAATGGCCAAATTATATGGTTCAAATATGGGAAATAGAGTAGTAGATCGCGTTATGCAGATTCACGGTGGAATGGGGTATACAAGAGAATTACCAATTGAACGTTGGTATCGTGAAGCAAGGTTATGGCGGATTTACGATGGTACGGATGAAATTCAACGCTTGATTATTTCTAGGAATCTATTAAAAGGAAATGTCAAAGTAGGCCAATATATCTAA
- a CDS encoding ABC transporter substrate-binding protein: MKVVKRFFLLGILVLLAFGLTACLNVSDEGSTDGGGEDENTAEAKTETPEINEGEEIVKIGYSGPLSGPGAQYGLNILNGIEMAADEINETGFEVDGTTYKLEIVALDDKYLPNETGVNVKRMVSEDEPVAIYLTHSGGVFATQEFNEQDNFIIMAYTSEPRMYEQGNELMIGIPPQYSVWPETFSKYMIEHFGNKMALLPTNSQYGKDWSEAIVPVWEEMGGEIVHESDIDFAKETDYFTIMTNALNEDPDVLFVGGPSEPTALVIKQAKELGFEGGFMVMDQAKMEEMSGFLDGYELLNGSIGSLPIEEENSEASNAFVEKYKSTYDTQFATSESALNYQSLYLLVEAMKAAGSVDDRQAIMDAVNEGIKNFPDENMILPFKEITEEGSIQWKSEAGAVEDGEVISIPLD; this comes from the coding sequence ATGAAGGTAGTGAAAAGGTTTTTTCTGCTTGGAATACTGGTATTGTTGGCTTTTGGATTAACGGCTTGTTTGAACGTTTCAGACGAGGGCTCAACAGATGGGGGAGGAGAGGACGAAAACACGGCCGAGGCAAAAACAGAAACCCCAGAGATAAATGAAGGGGAGGAGATTGTCAAAATCGGTTATAGTGGACCATTAAGTGGACCAGGTGCTCAATATGGATTAAATATTTTAAATGGGATTGAAATGGCCGCTGATGAAATAAATGAAACTGGCTTTGAGGTGGATGGAACAACATACAAACTTGAAATTGTTGCGCTGGATGATAAATACTTACCAAATGAGACCGGAGTAAATGTCAAACGGATGGTTTCAGAAGATGAACCCGTCGCTATATATCTTACACACAGTGGAGGTGTTTTCGCAACACAGGAATTTAACGAGCAAGATAATTTTATTATTATGGCCTATACGAGTGAGCCAAGGATGTATGAACAAGGGAATGAGTTAATGATAGGGATTCCCCCACAATATAGTGTCTGGCCTGAGACTTTTAGCAAATATATGATAGAACATTTTGGTAATAAAATGGCATTACTTCCGACTAACTCGCAATACGGTAAGGATTGGTCTGAAGCGATTGTGCCTGTTTGGGAAGAAATGGGTGGGGAAATTGTTCATGAAAGCGACATTGATTTCGCTAAAGAAACGGATTATTTCACCATTATGACGAATGCACTAAATGAAGACCCGGATGTACTCTTTGTTGGTGGCCCTTCTGAACCGACTGCTCTAGTTATTAAACAGGCCAAGGAATTAGGATTTGAAGGTGGTTTTATGGTCATGGATCAGGCGAAAATGGAAGAAATGTCAGGGTTTTTAGATGGCTATGAATTGCTTAACGGCTCAATCGGATCTCTTCCTATAGAGGAGGAAAACTCAGAGGCAAGTAATGCATTTGTAGAGAAATATAAAAGTACGTATGATACACAATTTGCGACATCCGAGTCTGCTTTAAATTACCAAAGTTTATATTTGCTTGTAGAAGCAATGAAGGCTGCGGGTTCTGTAGATGATCGTCAAGCAATTATGGATGCTGTTAATGAAGGAATTAAGAATTTTCCAGATGAAAATATGATACTTCCTTTTAAAGAAATAACGGAAGAAGGTAGTATACAGTGGAAATCTGAGGCTGGTGCGGTAGAGGATGGAGAAGTTATCTCAATTCCACTGGATTAG